A single uncultured Fibrobacter sp. DNA region contains:
- a CDS encoding beta-ketoacyl synthase N-terminal-like domain-containing protein — translation MNQPLYIQDFSFHSVLGHDKAQVFDKLINGQRGDFTTLEHGAERFCVSNIDTTDFPAPENPYYNERINRLAEISLRDIAQSVQAAIDKYGAGRIGTFIGSCDNGSEISINALRYHKQHGEFPAGYKLDKQKADFPLEYIMSRFGIHGPCALQSTACGSSATAIATARHHIYAGDCDAAIIGGVDIASLAVVLGFNSLAAVSPTPTNPFSKNRTGITLGDGSAFFLVTREPGNAKFKITGIGESADADHITAPRADGEGARRAMESALKDACLEPSDIGYINLHGTGTRLNDSMEGIAVHKVFGDNVPCSSTKALTGHTLGAAGALELAFCCMVLSDSNPEGLLPVHLYDGEFDPEIPAVHLVRQGDRCKGIRRIQSNSFAFGGCNVSLIVEKV, via the coding sequence GTGAACCAGCCGCTCTACATACAAGATTTTAGTTTCCATTCTGTACTCGGCCACGATAAGGCCCAGGTTTTTGACAAACTTATTAACGGGCAACGCGGGGATTTCACCACGCTAGAACACGGCGCAGAACGTTTCTGCGTTTCGAATATCGATACAACAGATTTCCCTGCACCGGAAAACCCCTACTACAACGAACGAATCAACCGCCTCGCCGAAATTTCGCTGCGCGACATAGCTCAAAGCGTGCAGGCGGCCATCGACAAATATGGCGCTGGGCGCATCGGCACCTTTATCGGGTCGTGCGACAACGGTTCCGAAATTTCCATCAATGCGCTACGTTACCATAAGCAGCACGGAGAATTCCCCGCAGGGTACAAACTGGACAAGCAGAAGGCAGACTTCCCGCTAGAATACATCATGTCCAGATTCGGCATCCACGGCCCGTGCGCACTACAGTCCACCGCATGCGGCTCGAGTGCCACCGCTATTGCGACCGCACGCCACCACATTTATGCAGGGGATTGCGACGCAGCCATCATCGGAGGCGTAGACATCGCCTCGTTAGCGGTCGTCCTCGGGTTCAATTCACTCGCGGCCGTCTCCCCGACACCTACCAACCCCTTCAGCAAGAACCGCACAGGCATCACCCTCGGCGACGGCTCTGCATTCTTCCTTGTCACAAGGGAACCCGGCAACGCAAAATTCAAGATTACCGGCATCGGTGAAAGCGCCGACGCCGACCACATCACCGCCCCGAGGGCCGATGGCGAAGGCGCTCGCCGCGCCATGGAAAGCGCACTCAAAGACGCTTGCCTGGAACCAAGCGACATCGGCTATATCAACCTCCACGGCACGGGCACCCGCCTGAACGACTCCATGGAAGGCATCGCCGTACACAAAGTGTTCGGCGACAACGTCCCCTGCAGTTCCACCAAAGCGCTTACCGGGCACACACTCGGTGCGGCCGGTGCCTTGGAACTCGCTTTCTGCTGCATGGTACTTTCGGACTCCAACCCCGAAGGGCTTTTGCCCGTCCACCTTTACGACGGGGAATTCGATCCCGAAATTCCCGCAGTCCACCTTGTACGCCAAGGTGACCGATGCAAAGGCATCCGTCGCATCCAAAGCAACTCTTTCGCCTTCGGCGGCTGCAATGTATCGCTTATCGTAGAAAAGGTCTAA
- a CDS encoding DUF3261 domain-containing protein: MNSNGNHHSAFGLAQVLIAMAGMLLCCCHSNQNKLSVEPVYYTDDSFVHLLDISGSGFSMDAPQHIDGRYGEKEFSMDAWMRMNDSLLSVVLFSSFGNTLAEITCSRDSIRFNSTLMDMGKIKAEYIIADIQLCYFDMAVLKPHFESYGFTLTETTEGDTTVRKLSKGSTDILTIRKNGNTIELANSLRNYSYTVTGGQAQ; this comes from the coding sequence ATGAATTCTAACGGCAATCATCATAGCGCATTTGGTTTGGCTCAAGTCCTCATCGCGATGGCTGGTATGCTCCTGTGCTGTTGCCACAGCAACCAAAATAAACTATCCGTGGAACCGGTTTACTACACCGACGATAGTTTTGTTCACCTGCTCGATATTTCTGGCAGTGGGTTCTCGATGGATGCTCCCCAGCATATCGACGGGCGTTATGGTGAAAAAGAATTCTCGATGGACGCCTGGATGCGCATGAACGATTCGCTCTTAAGCGTCGTCTTGTTCAGTTCCTTCGGCAATACGCTGGCCGAAATCACCTGCTCGCGGGATTCCATCCGCTTCAACAGCACCCTGATGGACATGGGGAAAATCAAAGCGGAATATATCATCGCCGATATCCAGCTCTGCTATTTCGACATGGCCGTTCTCAAACCGCATTTTGAATCGTACGGATTCACGCTGACCGAGACAACCGAAGGGGACACGACCGTCCGCAAACTTTCCAAAGGGAGTACGGACATCCTCACTATCCGAAAAAACGGGAATACCATCGAACTGGCAAATTCCCTACGCAACTACAGCTACACAGTGACCGGAGGGCAGGCACAGTGA
- a CDS encoding MMPL family transporter, with product MKNKSKFIGIAIWSMVHVTMLVLALCARPWNIDTSLYSILPTANSLKEVGDAEKKMGEQTMNQLNILVGHEDFQTACDAADWFDSTLKGDPRLESIRYMVSDGALEGTAEYTYHHRFSLLGDTYIQALASTAGVQFARDEALQRIYGAFSLSDLSHLEEDPYLLGAHAFERFTMHSPLLSNKLSLKEGRLVASDSTKTYIFWSAKIRPGEKGIAGEGHVLEQVNAAIDTLRERYPGISVAKSGVPFHSYESSKNAQKEITWISTISIILALALLIAIFRTFIPIASTLFSILMAVVSALAITWSAFGEIHMFTLVFGTSIIGISIDYAIHFFTDWKFANENHDGREVRKRIFKGLILGFTTTELGYIALSVAPFPLLRQMALFSATGLASALCTTLFLFQAFPKAKAAHAGQATRFATSLSHMYDWYYRLRWPLKIALPALLCALAIPGLIRLNIQTDLHNLYTVSDSLKESEFLANKVIDFGMSGSYYIVKGASAEDVLQKEEVFVRKMEQGKKDSVFRNYLAMSYFVPSQKRQQEDFATIKQALQGDAADFLKSQQLGSDSLFQKSLDNFSAITPEDSFPSDWQSALQTLWLGKIDSAYYSAVFPLHVKDAAALPRLADGCDGVYFVNKVPEISKSLTDISHILIILVAITNLLMFIIFIPVYNLKTAFKIIRIPVCAGIAVASIFGLAGIDFNFFAIAGVILTLGVGIDYSLFFREGSNHVGTTALAIALSAATTVLSFGTLSFSEFQPVHVFGLSIFIGTLTCFLLSPLTQERN from the coding sequence TTGAAAAATAAGTCGAAATTCATAGGTATCGCCATCTGGAGCATGGTGCATGTCACCATGCTCGTGCTTGCATTGTGCGCGCGCCCCTGGAACATCGACACGTCGCTTTACTCTATCCTCCCTACGGCAAATTCGCTCAAAGAAGTCGGCGATGCCGAAAAGAAGATGGGCGAACAGACCATGAACCAGTTGAACATCCTCGTAGGCCACGAGGATTTCCAGACCGCATGCGATGCGGCGGACTGGTTCGACTCCACTTTGAAAGGCGACCCCAGGCTGGAATCTATCCGTTACATGGTATCCGACGGAGCCCTCGAAGGAACTGCCGAATACACCTACCATCACCGTTTCTCGTTGCTCGGGGATACCTACATACAGGCGCTCGCCAGCACGGCGGGAGTACAATTCGCACGCGACGAAGCGCTCCAGCGCATTTACGGCGCATTCAGCCTAAGCGACCTTTCCCACCTCGAAGAAGACCCTTACCTGCTCGGAGCGCACGCCTTTGAGCGATTCACGATGCACTCTCCCCTGCTTTCGAACAAGCTCTCCCTCAAAGAAGGGCGCCTCGTCGCAAGCGACTCTACCAAGACATACATTTTCTGGAGTGCAAAAATCCGGCCCGGCGAAAAGGGAATTGCAGGCGAAGGACATGTGCTGGAACAGGTCAATGCCGCAATCGACACCCTCCGTGAACGTTATCCGGGTATTTCTGTCGCCAAGTCGGGAGTCCCGTTCCACAGTTACGAAAGTTCCAAGAACGCTCAAAAAGAAATCACCTGGATTTCAACTATCTCTATCATTCTCGCGCTAGCTCTCCTCATCGCTATTTTCAGGACATTCATCCCCATCGCGAGCACGCTGTTCTCCATCCTCATGGCCGTCGTATCGGCTCTCGCCATCACATGGAGCGCATTCGGGGAAATTCACATGTTCACGCTGGTATTCGGCACGAGCATCATTGGCATCAGCATCGACTACGCCATCCACTTTTTCACCGATTGGAAATTCGCCAACGAAAATCACGATGGCAGAGAAGTCCGCAAACGCATTTTTAAGGGGCTAATCCTCGGGTTCACAACAACCGAACTGGGCTATATTGCACTTTCCGTGGCACCATTCCCGCTCCTGAGGCAGATGGCCCTATTCTCCGCCACTGGGCTCGCAAGCGCACTTTGCACAACGTTGTTCCTCTTCCAGGCATTCCCCAAAGCAAAGGCGGCCCATGCTGGGCAAGCGACTCGCTTCGCCACATCGCTTTCGCACATGTACGACTGGTACTACCGCCTGCGCTGGCCGCTGAAAATCGCGCTACCGGCATTGCTCTGTGCGCTCGCCATTCCAGGGCTCATCCGCCTGAACATCCAGACCGACTTGCACAACCTCTACACCGTATCCGATTCCCTCAAAGAATCTGAGTTCCTTGCAAACAAGGTCATTGATTTCGGCATGAGCGGCAGCTACTACATCGTCAAAGGGGCGTCGGCCGAAGATGTTTTGCAAAAAGAAGAAGTATTTGTACGCAAGATGGAACAAGGGAAAAAGGATTCCGTCTTCCGCAACTACCTTGCCATGAGTTACTTTGTCCCATCGCAAAAACGGCAGCAAGAAGATTTTGCGACCATCAAACAAGCACTGCAAGGTGACGCCGCAGATTTCCTAAAATCACAGCAACTTGGCAGTGACTCCCTGTTCCAAAAGAGCCTCGATAACTTCAGCGCCATCACCCCCGAAGACTCGTTCCCCAGCGATTGGCAAAGCGCATTGCAAACGCTCTGGCTCGGGAAAATCGACAGTGCCTACTACAGCGCCGTCTTCCCGCTCCACGTGAAAGACGCTGCCGCACTGCCTAGGCTTGCCGACGGCTGCGACGGAGTCTACTTCGTGAACAAAGTACCAGAAATCAGCAAGTCCCTCACAGACATATCGCACATCCTGATTATTCTCGTCGCCATCACGAACTTACTCATGTTCATCATCTTCATTCCCGTGTACAACCTGAAGACCGCATTCAAGATTATCCGCATTCCCGTATGCGCAGGCATCGCGGTCGCAAGTATTTTTGGTCTGGCCGGAATCGACTTCAACTTCTTCGCCATCGCGGGCGTCATTCTCACCCTAGGGGTCGGGATCGACTACTCGCTCTTCTTCCGCGAAGGGAGCAACCACGTCGGCACGACGGCTCTCGCCATTGCCCTTTCGGCGGCCACGACGGTACTTTCGTTCGGAACGCTCTCCTTTAGCGAGTTCCAGCCCGTGCATGTCTTCGGATTATCGATATTTATTGGCACACTGACCTGCTTCCTCCTTTCTCCACTTACCCAAGAACGGAACTGA
- a CDS encoding outer membrane lipoprotein carrier protein LolA: MLSPMKFATILFCACALLATNGFSAEGEIWKHPVKDSESTAIDSTFAPMTAHKVVRGDFKQTKFIAQLNREFVSVGKFTIANGNGLLWDTEKPFASQLAITESGMVQQNANGTRSEVSAKDNVVFAQIAKTIQSVFSGSTAKLQAGFHVFFDRHGKNWTVGLVPRESSVKKTIQSIELSGSAWLERIKLVDGSGSPLLYELSNPKPSSELTAKEKALLEK, translated from the coding sequence ATGCTAAGCCCGATGAAATTTGCCACCATTCTGTTCTGCGCCTGCGCGCTACTTGCCACAAACGGATTCTCCGCCGAAGGAGAAATCTGGAAGCACCCCGTCAAGGATAGCGAATCCACGGCCATCGACAGCACCTTTGCTCCCATGACCGCACACAAAGTCGTGCGCGGAGATTTCAAGCAGACCAAGTTCATCGCGCAGCTCAACCGGGAATTTGTATCGGTCGGGAAATTCACCATCGCAAACGGGAACGGTCTCCTCTGGGATACCGAAAAGCCCTTCGCAAGCCAGCTCGCCATTACCGAATCCGGGATGGTACAACAGAACGCGAATGGTACGCGCAGCGAAGTCAGCGCCAAGGATAACGTAGTCTTCGCACAAATTGCCAAGACAATCCAGTCCGTTTTTTCGGGCAGCACAGCCAAGTTGCAAGCCGGATTCCACGTGTTTTTCGACAGACACGGGAAAAACTGGACAGTGGGCCTTGTCCCGAGGGAATCCTCCGTGAAAAAGACAATCCAGTCCATCGAACTGAGCGGGAGCGCCTGGCTAGAACGCATAAAATTGGTAGACGGGAGCGGGAGCCCCCTCCTATACGAACTTTCAAACCCCAAGCCCAGTAGCGAACTTACCGCCAAAGAAAAGGCTCTCCTTGAAAAATAA
- a CDS encoding acyl-CoA thioesterase encodes MSEPIIENSIDIEVAFYEVDPMQIMWHGNYINFMERARCALLDKIGYTYIDMEKDGFGWPVVDVHVKYMRPLQFRQKVRVTAKITEYEFGLRLSYTFVDIETGKVTTKAESTQMAVDMRTRETSLVSPRQLVEKIEAYRQKLANANG; translated from the coding sequence ATGAGCGAACCCATCATTGAAAATTCCATCGACATCGAAGTCGCCTTTTACGAAGTCGACCCGATGCAAATCATGTGGCACGGCAACTACATCAACTTCATGGAAAGGGCCCGCTGCGCACTCCTCGATAAAATCGGTTACACCTACATAGACATGGAAAAAGACGGGTTTGGTTGGCCCGTAGTCGATGTTCATGTCAAGTACATGAGGCCGCTCCAGTTCCGCCAAAAGGTCCGCGTCACGGCGAAAATCACCGAATACGAATTCGGGCTCCGTCTTTCCTATACCTTCGTCGACATCGAGACCGGCAAGGTGACCACCAAGGCGGAATCGACACAAATGGCCGTCGACATGAGGACTCGCGAAACAAGCCTCGTCTCCCCCAGGCAACTCGTTGAAAAAATTGAAGCCTACCGGCAGAAACTCGCTAACGCGAACGGATAG
- a CDS encoding lipid A biosynthesis acyltransferase has translation MDNSQEHWSEHKEVSSGTSWTFTFMLLMAKYLPRPLIVTISAIICFFFFLGAKPIRKNSRAYLEKVAKATGRKSPTTLDCYKHVLCFALQMLEKMLSWMGRLNVSDLEPSPELKEFQKFLTTGHGAILLSSHLGNLDMFRSLGDIDGNAKIKDLRICPIVDIESTSKYNDLLRKLNPELMDNLINASDIGVDSAIMIKDKIDKGYLIVIAGDRTSATNRGRTLRAKFFGEWAEFPEGTFILASILGAPVYFGAGIRCKNFSLNSKYEFKIRKASTQFSGSRKERKQQIQPLIEEYIAFVEECCCEHPYQWYNFFDFWEKKEQQP, from the coding sequence ATGGATAACTCTCAGGAACACTGGTCCGAGCACAAGGAAGTATCGTCGGGAACGTCCTGGACGTTCACCTTCATGCTCCTCATGGCAAAGTACCTGCCGCGTCCCCTGATTGTAACGATATCCGCCATAATATGCTTTTTCTTTTTCCTCGGCGCAAAACCCATCCGGAAAAACTCGAGAGCCTACCTCGAAAAGGTGGCAAAAGCGACCGGGCGAAAAAGCCCGACAACACTTGACTGCTACAAGCACGTTCTCTGTTTCGCACTCCAGATGCTCGAAAAGATGCTCAGCTGGATGGGACGCCTGAACGTGTCGGACTTGGAACCTAGCCCCGAACTAAAAGAATTCCAGAAATTCCTCACAACAGGGCATGGTGCCATCTTATTGAGTTCTCACCTCGGCAACTTGGACATGTTCCGGTCCCTAGGCGATATCGACGGGAATGCCAAAATCAAGGATTTGCGTATCTGCCCCATCGTCGACATCGAAAGTACTTCCAAGTATAACGATCTCCTACGCAAACTGAACCCGGAATTGATGGATAACCTCATCAACGCAAGCGACATCGGCGTCGATTCGGCAATCATGATCAAGGACAAGATAGACAAGGGCTATCTCATTGTCATCGCCGGCGACAGGACCTCCGCCACAAACCGCGGACGGACTCTCCGTGCCAAGTTTTTCGGAGAATGGGCCGAATTTCCAGAGGGGACCTTCATACTCGCAAGCATCCTCGGCGCCCCCGTCTATTTCGGTGCCGGTATCCGCTGCAAGAATTTCAGCCTGAACTCCAAATACGAATTCAAGATCCGCAAGGCTTCGACCCAATTTTCGGGCAGCCGCAAAGAACGGAAACAACAAATCCAGCCGCTGATAGAAGAATACATCGCATTTGTCGAAGAATGCTGCTGCGAGCATCCCTACCAGTGGTACAACTTTTTTGATTTTTGGGAAAAAAAGGAACAACAGCCATGA
- a CDS encoding glycosyltransferase family 2 protein, translating to MENTAYCAIIPVYRHEGTVEAVAKEIIKKGLHVFIVDDGNTPEAKKVLEDIAQRIPEITLISYAKNCGKGYAVSKGIEAASEAGFSYAIQVDADGQHDLGALEFFVKASKKHPGNLIAGFPQYDESVPKSRENGRKITNFWIAVETLSFDIPDAMCGFRIYPIEPTLPVIRKLSDFRMGFDIEILVRLKWRNVKMNFYPIQVRYPENGISNFRMVRDNISISWLHTKLFFGMVFRLPILLLRKIKKNG from the coding sequence ATGGAAAATACAGCTTATTGCGCAATCATCCCCGTATACAGGCACGAAGGCACCGTTGAGGCGGTAGCCAAGGAAATCATCAAAAAAGGGCTTCATGTGTTCATAGTCGACGACGGGAACACCCCCGAAGCCAAGAAGGTTCTCGAAGACATTGCCCAGAGGATTCCAGAAATCACGCTCATCTCCTACGCTAAAAACTGCGGGAAAGGGTATGCCGTGTCAAAGGGAATCGAAGCCGCATCCGAGGCCGGTTTCTCTTACGCCATACAAGTCGACGCCGACGGGCAACACGACCTGGGCGCATTGGAATTTTTCGTCAAGGCCTCCAAGAAGCACCCCGGAAATCTCATCGCCGGTTTTCCGCAGTACGATGAATCCGTGCCCAAGAGCCGCGAAAACGGCCGCAAGATTACGAACTTCTGGATTGCCGTCGAGACGCTCTCGTTCGACATTCCCGACGCCATGTGCGGATTCCGCATTTATCCGATTGAACCGACTCTCCCTGTTATCCGCAAACTTTCCGACTTCCGCATGGGTTTCGATATCGAAATTCTCGTAAGGCTCAAGTGGAGAAACGTGAAGATGAATTTCTACCCCATCCAGGTCCGGTACCCGGAAAACGGTATTTCCAACTTCAGGATGGTTCGGGACAACATTTCCATTTCATGGCTGCACACCAAGCTTTTCTTCGGCATGGTATTCCGCCTCCCCATCCTGCTTTTGAGGAAAATCAAGAAAAATGGATAA